The sequence CCCGGCGCGTCGGGGGGCATCCAGCGCGACGGTCCCGACGCGAGCTGGTTGAGCGCGACTGCTTGCAGTGGCGCCGACGCGGGAGACGCGGCGTCGGGGATCACGATCCCCTTGTTTGCCGCGTCGAGCTGCTCGAACGCGATCTCCCAGGTGCGGCCCGTCAGGTGCCCCAACCGCACGCGGTCCGCGTCGGTGCGTTCGATGAGGCGGTCGATCTGCTCGCTGGTGAACACCGGGTGCCCCTGTGCGTCACAGTCGGCGACGAAGACGCCTAGGAGACTGCTGAACAAAAGGCGCGCCTCCCGAGGTCCTCGGGCTGACCTGAAATCCTGAGGGCATGCAGGGTGAGTCCGATCGGCAGCGTGAGCTGCTGGACGTTGAGTCAGTCGCTGGTCATCTGCTCGAGCCGGGCAGTGTGTTCGCTTTGTTGGCCGAGCACCGGGACCGGTTGTTCCCGAGCGAGTTGTTCGCCGACCTGTTCCCGACCGGCCGCGGTCGGCCCTCGATCCCGGGCGAGGTGATCGCCTCGGTCATCGTGCTCCAGGCGCTCTACGGCCATTCGGACCGCGAAGCCGTCGACGCCCTGACCTTCGACCTGCGATGGAAGGCAGCGTGCGGGTACGCGATCGACAAGCCGGGCTTCGACCCGTCGACGCTGACCTACTGGCGTCGCCGGCTGGCCGCGAGCAACCGGCCGCAGCGGATCTTCGAGGTGGTCCGCGAGGTGATCACCGAAACCGGGGCGGTGGCCGGGAAGCAGCGTCGGGCGCTGGATTCCACGATCCTCGACGACGCGGTCGCCCGCCAGGACACCGTGACGCAGCTGATCGCGCAGATCCGCCGCGTGGGCCGTGAGGTTCCTGGCGCCAAGGACCTGATCACCGAGCACTGCACCCGCCTGGCTGCGTTGACCGGACAGGACTACCACTCGACCGGGAAGCCGCCGATCGCGTGGGACGACCCGGCTGCCCGTGCCGAGCTGGTGTCCGCGCTGGTCGGCGACGCACTCGCCCTGCTCGCTGTGCTGGATGTCGAGGCGATCACCAAGACGGGCGGGAAGCCGGCTGATGCGGTCGCGCTGCTGGCGCTGGTCGCGGGCCAGGACGTGGAGCCGGCCGAGGACTCCGATGGCACCGACGGCCGGTGGCGCATCGCACGGAAGACGGCGCCGGATCGGGTGATCTCGACCGTCGACCCCGACACCCGGCACGCCCACAAGACCCGGGAACGACGCCAGGACGGGTTCAAGGCCCACGTCGTGGTGGAGCCAGACACCGGGCTGACCACCGTGTGTGCATTGACCAAGACCAACGGCCCAGCCAACTCCGACGCCACCGTCGGTGCCGAGTTGGTCACTGCCGACTCGACCCTCGCGACCGACCAGCAGGTCGAGGTGCTCGGGGACTCGGCCTACGCCACCGGCGACATGCTCCACACCCTGGACGGCAAGAAGTGGCTACCGCTGCTCAAACCGTGGCCGCTGCGCCCCACGGTCGAAGGCGGATTCACCCTCGATGACTTCCGCTACGACCCCGACGCCGACGCCCTGACCTGCCCGGCGGGCATCACCAGGAAGCGGTCCGCGAAGGGCACCGTCACCTTCGGTGCTGCCTGTCGCGGCTGCCCGCTACGACAGCGATGCACCACTTCGGCAAGCGGTCGCACTGTGTTGATCGGCGAACACCACCAACTGCAACGCGAACACCGCAAGCGAGCCGCCGACGACGGCTTCCAGGCCGACTATCGACAGCACCGACCGATGGTCGAACGCTCGATCGCCTGGCTCACCCGCGGCGCCCGACGCGTCCCATACCGAGGCGTCGAGAAGAACAACAACTGGCTCCACCACCGCGTCGCCGCCCTCAACCTGCGTCGACTCCTCGCCATGGGCCTCACGATGACCGACGGAGCCTGGGCCCTGGCCTGACAGGGCCCTCGCGGGCTCAATTCCGCCCCTTGCACGCGGCTGCAGAGCCGCGCAGGATGGCCGACGGCGGGCGGAACGACCCCGTTGTCGCACCCAGAGTGCTGACTCAAACTCGCCGCTCGACGGCCTTGGCGGCGCTCCGCCCGCCACCCACGCCGCCAGATGACAAGTTGTTCAGCAGTCTCCTAGATCGGGGTGATTCAGGTGCACCTCGCCGAGGTGCTCGTACTTCGGGTCCTCCCAGACCTTCCAGGCCGCCTCGTTGGGTAGCGCCGCAGCGATCTCGGCCCCGGAGCCGACGGAGATGTCGCTGTGGATGTACCCCCGGCCCAACATGAGGCTCCGCTGGTCGCTGGGGCCTGGCTCGCGGTCGCCGGGAAGCACGAACTCGTTCCCCAGGCCGAACTCCTCGAAGACCTCCAGGACAGCGTCCACTCGCTCCGGTGGGCAGGAGTAGACGATGGCTTCGATCGGTGTGCGATCGCCCATGGCGTGTGCACCTTCCTTTCAGATCGCGATGCCGGGGTCGGCCCGCTTGCCGGGCTGGTGGGTCTGCTGAGGGGGACCGCTGGACCATGACCTGCCGGTCATGTCCCACCCACCCGGGGTCGCCGCCGGTGGGTGGGTGACCGCGTAGCTGAGGGAGCCGGCGAGCGCCGCTGACGTCCGCGCCCGTGACTGTGCGCTCTCGATCACCGACCGCATCATCGACACGCCCTCGTCTGCCCGGGTCACCTCCTGCCCGGCTTGGTGGACCCGCGAGTCGAGGAGCATCAGTGCCTCGGTCGCGGCCGCCGACTCCGCGGCGTGCTGAGCGTGGCGAGTGATCTGGTCCGCGACCGGCCGCGCGAGCGCCACGACCTCGCTCAGCACGTCGATCTGACTTCGCAACGCCCTGACATCCGCGTCACGGTCGTCGCCGTCGGTGCCGCGGGCGAGCTCGTCACCAGCGCGCTCGATGGCGCTGCCGGCGACGGCAAGGTGGCGGCTGAGGTCCTCGCCGAACTCGTTCATCAGGCCGGACCTGTTGCGCAACCGCACCAGATGGTCGCCCGCGGACTCCAAGTAGAAGTCCCGCCGCTCCTCCTGGTGGGCGTAGAAGGCGTCGGTCGCGGCATCGTCGAGGACCCGCAGTGACGACGCGGCAAGGTCGCCGAGCTCGTCCACGGTGTCAGCGGCCCGCCGCAGCGCCCGCTCCGCATCGAAGACCGCGTCGGCGGCCGCGAGCACCTCCCGCTCGTTCATCGGTGCTCACCGAACCTACGACCGGGGTCGTCGACCGTGGCAAGGATCGACCTGAGCTCGTTCGTTGCCGTCATGGTCTGCGTCAGCTGGTCCCGCAGCGCGGCGACCGGATGAGCGTGGAGACCTCGGGCAGTGAAGGTCGAGTCGTTCAGGGGCTGGTTCATCAGGGTCCTTCTCCTCGTGAGACGTGTGCTCGCCTGTGGAGAAGCAACCAGTCGTGCGGCGGATCGGACAGCAACAGCCGACCCTCTTCGGCTCGGGGAAGTGGGGGAGGGGACGCGGATGGTCTTCCGTGTGGGCGCCCGGTGGTCGACACTTGCTGGCCATGGACGACGAGGCGGCGCTGCTCGAGCGGCAGGTGGCGATGGCGGCATCCGCCTGGCGCCGCGCGAAGGCCGACACCGAGGCCTACCGCCGTCTGGTCGTCGCCACCAGGGCATGGGATGCGTACGTCGCCCCGACGCTCGTCGGGCCTGCAACGGACAACGTCGCCGCACAGCTACGCCGTGCGGCACGTGAGGTACTTCGAGCAACAGACGACGAGGCGACCCGACTGGCACACCTGGTGACAACGACGGCGTCCGTGTGGCTACATGCTGCAGCGCCCACGGACTCTGTGGCTTACGAGCGATTCGGCCGTGCCGCCGACGCGTGGGATGCCTACGCCGCGCCACAACTCGGAGAGCCCACCGAGGAGCTGCTCGACCAACTCGCCGACGACTCCGCACCGGTGTCCCTGGGCGAGGCCGTCGCCGACTTCACCTCGCAGATCCGAAAGGCGCCCCGCCGAAACCGCTGATCCCAGGTGGAGCGCTTGAGCCCCAATCCGGGCAGGCGAGGGTTCCCGCTCGGGGGGGGTCCCGAGGGTGCCCGCCCGCTCCCAGCCACGGGGACCGTCCATGTGAGGACGTGCTGAGAGCCCGCAGGCGTCTCGGGTCACCGGCGGGCTCTCGGACGCGAGCATCGCACGCCCCGCCGACACATGTCCCGGGGTTCACCCAAACCAGGGCGCTCGCCGGGCGTTGGCCCGTCGGCGGGCCGCCGTTTCGTCTTTCGTTACGTCATTACGTTTCGTTTCGTCTAACGTCATGCTACGATGACGTTATGACCGAACAGGTGCAGCAGACAGAGCAGCGAACGTGCCGCTTCCCCCGCTGCGACCGCCCCGCGGCCGCAGGCGACGCCGGCACCGGCCGACCCCCGGAGTACTGCGACGACCCCGGCCACAACCGGGCATCGGCGTGGCGGGAGCGCCAGCGCCTCAAGGACGCCGGCCAGACCGATGCCCGCGGTGCCGGCGACGAGGCGCGGCCCGTCGAGGCGGCCCGTCAGAAGGCAAGCGAGCTCGTCGCGCAGCTCACCGGCATGGCCGAGCTGTTCCTGGATCAACTGCCCCGGGCGATCGAGGAGATCCGCACCGCCGGCGACCTCGACGCGGCCGAAGCTCAGATCGAGTCGGTCACCACCGAAGCCGAGGAGCGCATCGCGGCGGCCGCCGCCCGCGCATCTCGCGCCGAGCAGGCCCAGCGCCGCGCCGAGGCCGAGCGCGAGGAGGCCGACGCCGCCGCGCTCGAGTCCACCGAGGCAGTCGCCCGCCTGGAGGCGGAGCTCGCCGACGTCAGCGCCCAGGCCGACGGGTACCAGAACGAGGCCAGCGCCCTGCAGGAGGAACTCGCCAGCACCCGGGAGGCCGCAACCGCGGCCGCGGCCGACGCGGAGGCCACCATCGCCGCGCTGCGCAACGAACTCGCCTCACTGCAGACCCGCCTCGAGGAGCGCATCATCGTCCTCGAGGGCGAGCGCGACCGACTTGCCGAGGAGCTCGACACCGCGCAAGCCGCCCGCGCCGAGGCCGACGAGCGGGCCCGGGGCGCCGTCGAGCGAGCCGCCGCCGAGACCACCCGCGCCGACCGCGCCGAGCAGGCCACCGCCTCCGCGCGCGAGCAGGTTGACGCCGCGCGAAGCCAGGTCGACGAGCTCCGCGAGCAGATCGGAGAGCTCCGGGCCGGCGAAGCAACAGCCCGCGCCGAACGCGACGCCGCCCGCGCCGAAGTGGAACGCGAACGCAGCCACGGCGAGCAGCGCCTCGCTGACTTGCGCACCAGCTTCAGCGAGCAGCTCGACGAACTGCGCGCCGAGCGCAACAGCCTCCAGACGCAGGTCGAACAGCGCCGCGCGGCAGCGAGCAAGCCCAAGACCCAGCGGAAAGCGCCGAGCGAATGAGCATCCGCAGCATCACCGTCCAGTGGCCCGAGCTGTTCATAGGCCTCACCCCGGGGCAGAGGGGCGCGGTCGTCCGCAATCTCGCCCAGGCCTACGGCAAGGGTGGGGAGCCGACTCGGGCCGAGATCGACGACATGGTGCAGTACGTCGTCGGCGAGATCACCCCGAAGGAGTACGTACGACGCTGCTCGCCCACCCGGCCAAGACCGGTCCTGACAGGGAGGGCTCGATGACCGATCGCGACCGCGTCCGCTCGCTCCCGATTCACATCCCCCTCGTCCGAACCGTCCGCTCCCAGCAGACCGAGGACGGCGGACGCCTTCACGCGGCTCGGTGCAGCTGCGGTGCGTGGGGTCCGTACGTCGACTCCCGCGAGATCGACCCCGTCGTCGCCCTCGTCCAGGCGCACGGGGTCACCGAGCCGACCGCGTGCACGGACTGCGGCCACGTCGCACCCGTGGACCCCACCACACCACCCGGCGCACGCGCACCATGGCGGCGCTACCGGCCCCTTGAAGAGGGCGGCGTGTGGAGGTACGTCTGCTCCGACCGGGCCGCATGCCAACAACGACAGCTCGCACCACCTCCAGAACCAGACTCCGACCCCCTCACCGCAGTAGTCGGCGGATGGTCAACCTTCACCGTCAGCCTTGACCTATCGGGCCAGTGGGCTCACACGGTGGGCGGGCTCGACGAGGCCATCGCGAACTTCCAGCACGTCCGGGCCAAATGCCCCCGCCGCTGGGACCAGATCGGGCCCGATGATCGTCGAGCCCTCACAGCGCTGGTCGCCGCGGTCGAGGCAATCCAGGAGGCCGTCGACACCGCGCAGCACTACGTACCCCTGCCTGCCCTGAAATCTGGGGCTACATGGAGCGACCTGGCCGCAGCCACGGGGGAGTGGACCGCAGAAGAGTGCCGAGACGCCTACCTCGCGCGGGTGGAGAGTCTGGACTGGCCCGAAAGAGAGCACGAGGAGATTCGGACCCTCCTCGAAGGCTCCTGACCCCCGGCAGGCGCCGCGTCCCGCTGCTCACCGATGTCGGGTCATGCCTCGTCGCGCTCGACGCGCAGGGCGATGATTCGCCAGCCTTCGGGCACGCGACGTCGGGCAGCCTCGACGGCCCGGCCATAGTCAGTGTCCTCGACGACGAGCTGGTCGCGATCGAGGGAGTAGCCACCCTTGTGGTCGGGTGGAATCTCCTGAACGGTGGCGTACAGCGTGAGGACTCGGGCGGCGGTCTCGGTCACGTGCTTGGCTCCTGTCCGGCCATGGTGCGCATCAGCTGCACGTCGCGGCGGAATGCCCCCGGGAGTCCGGCGCTCTCCGCCGGATCGACCTGGTACCCGATCAGGCCGCCCTCGACCAGGTCCGCGGCGGTCTCCAGGATGCGCGCCACCCGGAGCAGGAGGGCAGGGGGCATCTGGACCGATGGCTCGTCGTAGGAGCCGGTGGTAGCCACCTGGTCGTGGATCAGAAGGCCGAAGCAGCTCTGCGCGTGAGCGACCTGTGCTACTCGGTCACGGGTGTGCGTGAGGTCGTCGCGTTCGACCAGGAGGATGCGGATGACCTCGCCCAGTCCGGCGAACACCGTGCCGGCGAACCTCACGGGGACCGCGGCGGTTCGCGGTGCACCCATCAGGTCGGCGCCGGGAGTCTCGTCGACGAAGCCGAAGACGATGGTTCTGGCAAGACCGGCGAGGGCCTCGTCGGTGAGGTAGCGGCGGGCCGTGGGTTCGGTGACGCGCATCTGTTCGGCCACGTAGGTGACGCGCTCGTCGAGCACCTCGCCGGCCGCTGTGCGGGACATCGTCATACCGAGCTCGGAGACCGCCTCAAGGAGATCGTCGATGCGCTTGTCGCGCCAGGATCGCGAGGCCACGCACTCAGCCGACCGTCGGGGAGCGTGGCGTAGTCATCACCGCGATTCTGCCACCCCCGGTGGTGGTCGAGGACTGCTGTACCCCCGTCAGGCCCCGCGCGCACGCCGCCGGCGAAGTCGTGCCGCTACAACTTGCGGTAGCGCCCGTATGCTGCCTGCGTGGAGAGGTTCCCCTACCACCGGCGCACCGAGATGGCGCAGATCATCTTGGCTGCCCTCGAGGAACGCACCGAACACGGCGCCCCCGGGGACCGAATGGAGGAGCTCCATGCCGCTGGCGACTGGGTCGGCGACATCCTGGTCGACGCCCTCGAGGATGCCCTGCTGCTGACCGCGGGATCCGTGCTCAAGAGTGTCGGGCTCGACGCGGTGACGAGCGACGCGACTGCAGCCGATGACACCTACCCCGGTGCTGGCACGTTGATCCTGATCAAAGCCGCAGATTGGGCAAGCGCCTCTGAGGACCCCGCCTCCATCAAAGCACTGGGACTCGAGACCCCTGAGGTCGTGGCCGCCGACGCGGGCTTGAATCGATGGCTCGATCGATACCAGCCGGGACGCGAGTCCGACATCAAGGATCTGCGCGAAGCCGGGACCGTCGCACTGGCACAGATGTCCCCTCGCCTGCGGCCTTACACCACGACCCAGCTGACCAGGTGGTGGCTGGGCACCGACCCGCACGCCGACGAGGCGCCCGGCGGCCAGAAGGTCGCGTGGGAACCCATCGCCCGCCTCCTGCTGGCCGCCGACAACCTTGGCCCCAGCCCTGATGGTGTGACCTTGTCGCCGACCGTGCTGCGTGAACGGGCAACGGACCTGTTCGCGGCCTGCAGCCGGGAGCCCCTGCTTGAGGTCGTCCAGGATGCGCTGTTCGCCACGGTGCAGTGGGTCGAGATAGACCCCGGTGACATCGCGGACGTGACCGCCGCGATGAATGCTGTCTTCCCTCGTGCGGGAGACCTCTGGAAGGCCGTCGAAGCCGACCTAGCCGTCGCCGGTGGCTGGTATGAGGACCTGCAAGCGTGTGCCGAGCCGGAGCCGCTCGGTGATGTCAAGCAGGCACCCGCCCTCCTGCGATGGTTGGGCGACAGACGGTGGAACGACGAGGGCACGATCGAGTACGTTGCCGCCACGCTCGCTGCCTTCGCCCACGAAGACATCGCCGGGTCTCTCGCGATGAAGACCGACGACGACATGATCGACCTCTGGGTGCACGGAAACCTCACCGTCCAGGTCGGACCTCGGCCGCGCCAGTGGCCGCCCGCCGCGATCCGTCAATCTCAATGAGAGGTACTTGAAAAGCTGATCGCGAACGATCTCCGGAGTGCGGCGCTGCACGCGGCAAACCCGTCATGCCAGCTCCCACGCCTCCGGTGCTGACCCGAAGGCTCGATCGGCGGCCTTGATGATTCCGTGGCTGGTGAGGGCGTTCGCGGCGCCACCGATGACAGCGCCGATCCCGAAGGGGATGACGCGGCCGAGGACGATGATGCCCTCTTTGGTGCCGTACTTGGTCACGAAGTGTCTCCCCAGCACGTCGTTGATGGCCTTGATCCTGGCCTGGGGAATGTTCTTCACCAGTTGCCGTCCCCAGTGCTGCCCTGTGCGTTCGGCAACCCTCTCAACAGACTTGGCGCCCGCCTCGCCCAGCATGACTGCCATCACCAGGGTGCGACGGCGTTCGATGTCGTGAAGCGGAACACCGTGCAAATCGGCACGCGACAGCACATAGAGCACCGCAGCGTTGAGAAATCCCACTACCTCGGCTCCAGAGACGGTCAACGCCGTCTTGGTGCCGACCTTGGGCAAGGCCGCGACCGCCCCGACTCCGGCTCCCGAGCTGATGGTGGCCGCGCGGAGCTCGGCGTTCAGTCGCTTCAGGATCTGCGCCGGCGATGCGTCCGGCCGATTTCGTCGGAGCCGGGCGATGTGACGCTCAACCAGCGGGGCTTGCAACGAAAGCGCCTTATCGAGCAATGCGAGCCCAGGAGGCACCGGTTCGGGGACGTTGGCTTGGGGCACACCCGAAGGCTAGCGGCGCAGCACGACGGAATCTCGAACGCAGCTGCGCCAGCTGGAGATGCGGTGGGACAGCAACAACAGCCGCTGCGCGCATCTCGGAGGGCGCAGGACCCTGGCGGTCAAGGCGCCTCATTAGTCACCGAGAAGGCCCATTCCCACAGACTATGAGCGTGTCGCGGGCGGTCCGACGCTTCCCCGCCGTTACCGTCGAGAGATGGCAGACAGGGCACCGACCAAGCAAGGGCGGCGGCGCGTCGATCGGCTCGCTCCCGTCGAGGACGCCCGACTGCCAACGCTGATCATCGAACCTGGCCAACAGCCCGAGCACCGCTCGCCGTACGACGTTTACCTGGGCCAGCTCAGCGGCGAAACGCTAAGAACGATGCGCGGCTGCCTCGACCGCATCGCCCGAATCCTCGCCGGTGTGCGTCTCGACGACCCGCCCCCCGCCGACATCGAGCGCGGCACCCCGGTCGTAACCGTCACGCTGCCCGTGACCGGGGAGGCTACGCCGGCCGCCCAGTG comes from Nocardioides aromaticivorans and encodes:
- a CDS encoding IS1182 family transposase, which gives rise to MQGESDRQRELLDVESVAGHLLEPGSVFALLAEHRDRLFPSELFADLFPTGRGRPSIPGEVIASVIVLQALYGHSDREAVDALTFDLRWKAACGYAIDKPGFDPSTLTYWRRRLAASNRPQRIFEVVREVITETGAVAGKQRRALDSTILDDAVARQDTVTQLIAQIRRVGREVPGAKDLITEHCTRLAALTGQDYHSTGKPPIAWDDPAARAELVSALVGDALALLAVLDVEAITKTGGKPADAVALLALVAGQDVEPAEDSDGTDGRWRIARKTAPDRVISTVDPDTRHAHKTRERRQDGFKAHVVVEPDTGLTTVCALTKTNGPANSDATVGAELVTADSTLATDQQVEVLGDSAYATGDMLHTLDGKKWLPLLKPWPLRPTVEGGFTLDDFRYDPDADALTCPAGITRKRSAKGTVTFGAACRGCPLRQRCTTSASGRTVLIGEHHQLQREHRKRAADDGFQADYRQHRPMVERSIAWLTRGARRVPYRGVEKNNNWLHHRVAALNLRRLLAMGLTMTDGAWALA